One region of Azoarcus sp. CIB genomic DNA includes:
- a CDS encoding site-specific integrase — MRLAARNLRLRHGIWHLRVCVPKHLRPHFQKNEISRSLHTSDRRQASVLRHGYLSQVMELFSRVEKLLATRHHPLDLSCLGLEMPDFRFPQWRIQITQDDKTVELSTEPGNLEDHRLGLDALSVLLSKGDVTVAHGVGRAPSVHGNRKRLSELVETVFNEEKNRWSKATMIDYRGALNDFVKRLGDKYADEVSSQSIASYTQALRDCGTAQRTIDKRLNPIAALFKLAQRDGYYPPGIPLPTTGHFKFRKVTNAKTKGRGGFEFFDAADLKKIFDPANLSAARTPHEFFLPLLGLLTGARINELCQLALTDVRVDDDIGVAYLDINGDREDASVKTDSSPRWVPLHPKLVATGFLEYVAAVRKSPGATLVFPYLRYSEKNGYAGAPSKAFGRYLDKIGVVGAGKVFHSLRKTCNQRLLEGGVSVEIRSDYLGHENENVNSVVYTRGLQLKKLGEVVHPHLDFPEIDAAKLRPACDRLIQTIDQLMSKAKRDAAHEAAMKTRVKTRG; from the coding sequence ATGCGTCTTGCCGCCCGAAATCTTCGACTCCGTCACGGGATCTGGCACCTCAGGGTCTGCGTCCCGAAGCACCTGCGGCCTCATTTCCAAAAGAACGAGATCTCGCGCTCGTTGCATACTTCGGATCGTCGGCAGGCCAGCGTTCTGCGCCATGGCTACCTGTCTCAGGTGATGGAGCTATTCAGTCGTGTTGAAAAACTCCTCGCGACCCGGCACCATCCGCTGGACTTGAGTTGCTTGGGTTTGGAGATGCCGGATTTTCGTTTTCCGCAGTGGCGTATACAGATTACGCAGGATGACAAGACCGTCGAACTCTCGACGGAGCCTGGAAACTTGGAGGACCATCGTCTAGGTCTGGACGCCCTGTCGGTCCTGCTCTCCAAGGGTGACGTGACTGTTGCGCACGGCGTCGGACGGGCGCCTTCCGTGCACGGGAATCGCAAGCGGCTGTCGGAACTGGTCGAGACCGTCTTCAATGAGGAAAAAAACCGGTGGTCGAAAGCGACAATGATCGACTACCGCGGCGCCTTGAACGATTTCGTCAAGCGACTTGGCGACAAGTACGCCGATGAAGTCTCCAGTCAGTCCATCGCGAGCTACACGCAGGCCTTGCGCGACTGCGGGACTGCGCAGCGGACAATTGACAAACGCCTGAATCCGATCGCCGCGCTCTTCAAACTCGCGCAGCGAGACGGTTACTATCCGCCAGGAATTCCGCTTCCTACGACCGGCCACTTCAAGTTCAGGAAGGTCACCAATGCGAAGACCAAGGGGCGCGGAGGCTTCGAGTTCTTTGATGCCGCGGATTTGAAGAAGATTTTCGATCCAGCGAACTTGTCTGCAGCGCGGACGCCGCATGAGTTCTTCCTGCCGTTGCTCGGCTTACTCACCGGCGCACGCATCAATGAGCTCTGTCAGTTGGCCTTGACGGACGTGCGTGTGGACGACGACATCGGTGTTGCCTATCTCGACATCAATGGCGACCGCGAGGATGCCAGTGTGAAAACCGATTCTTCGCCCCGATGGGTCCCTTTGCACCCAAAACTTGTTGCTACCGGGTTCCTTGAGTATGTCGCTGCCGTTCGCAAGTCGCCCGGCGCAACACTCGTATTTCCCTATCTTCGATATTCCGAAAAAAATGGCTATGCGGGGGCTCCCAGCAAAGCATTTGGCCGCTACCTCGACAAGATCGGTGTTGTTGGTGCGGGGAAAGTATTTCACTCGCTTCGCAAGACGTGTAACCAGCGACTTCTCGAGGGGGGCGTTTCCGTGGAGATCCGCTCTGACTACTTGGGACATGAGAACGAAAATGTGAATAGCGTTGTTTACACGCGCGGCTTGCAGCTCAAGAAGCTGGGCGAGGTTGTGCACCCGCACCTTGATTTTCCCGAGATTGACGCCGCGAAATTGCGACCAGCGTGCGATCGTCTGATTCAGACGATTGATCAGCTCATGTCCAAAGCCAAACGCGATGCTGCGCACGAAGCAGCGATGAAAACTCGAGTGAAGACGAGGGGCTAG